TCAGCTGATGGCTGATCACCGTGGCGTCGGCGGGGGTTTCCTTGAGGGTGGAGATCAGATATTGGCTGGTACGCATGGGAAGGAAAAGTCCTGGAAGCAGAATCGAAGAATGCGGCTCATTGTACGTTCGTCCCATTGCGGCGTATAGCCTGCTGTACGGGTCTCAGCGTTGAAAATACAGGGTCGCGACAGCGCAAGCTTTCAGCCAAGAAAAAACCCGGCCGGAGCCGGGTTTGATCTTGGTCACAGCTGAGCTGTTTAGAGCAGGTTCCAGGTATAAGAGGCGATCAGACGGTTTTCGTCGATGTCGCCGCCGAGATCCGCGTGTTGGCGAACGGTTGCGTTACGCCATACCAGATTGACACCTTGCAGGAAGCCGCGCTGGACGGTATACCGAATGTCGGTATCACGCTCCCAGCGGGAATCACGGGCGCTTGCGCTGGAGTCGATATTATCGCCAGTTATGTAGCGAGTCATGAACGTCAGGCCGGGGATACCGACGCCTTCGAAGTCATAGTCATAACGCGCCTGCCATGAACGTTCATCTTTGGCGTTGAAGTCCAGCACCTGGATTGAGTTGGCCAGATAAATGCCAGCGTCAAAGTATTCGAAGCCGGCATCACCACTCATGCGTTGATAGGCAACAGTCAAGTCATGAAAGCCTGCTCCCAGAGTGAACGCCAGTGACGCCGCGTCGTTGTCGAAATCCGTGGCGGCAGAGCTGTCATCCGATGTCTTGTAGTAGGACAGGTCAGTGGTCAGGCTCATGTCGTTTGCCAGCTCGGCTGTATGTGCAATGCCGGCAAAGTGACGCTTCCAAAGGTCTTCGGCTTTAGATGTATACAGTGAGGCGCTGAGTGTATCGGCGAACTCGTAGGTACCACCCAGGTAATCGACTTTCTGATCTTCATCAGCCACGAAAGCGCCTTCCCGCTGGGAGGACATACCCATTTCGCCGCGATCGGTCATGCGCCCGGCCTCAACAAACAGACCGTCGATGGAGGTGTTGGCAATGCTGTAACCGAAATAGTGGTTGGGCAGCAGGCGGGCATCTTCATAATTGATGACCGGATTTTCGGTCAGGTGAACGCCATAACGCAGGGTGGTGTCCCCCGCAATATTAGCTTTCACTGCACCGCGGATTTCCGCATATTCTGCTACGGTGTCGCCATTGGAGTCGGTCGGCAGCATATTCAGCCGGCCGTTGTGACCGCCGCTGCTGTCCAATTTGATACCGGCCAGGGCCAGAACATCAGCACCCAGACCAACTGGCCCTTGGGTGTAACCAGACTGGAAGTTGAGTCTGAAACCGGTCGCGGCTTCTTCTGCTCGGCTCATTGAGCCGTTCTGGTTGGTTTGTCCAGGATCTCTGTAATCACGGTTAAAATACAGCGTGCGGCTTTCCAGAGTGGCGGTGGCGCCTTCAACGAACCCCTCGCCTTGCGCTACAGCCTGAGTTGCGATAAGACCATTCCCCATGGCGACCGCCAGGGCAACAGAACTCCATTTAACAGTGTTTTTCATTATCGTTTGCTCCTTCATTTGAAAAGAGGTGCTCTGGCTGGACTCCCTTGAGCAGATTCTTTCAGATCCATATCGCATTGATTAAAGCATCAAAGTCAAAAAAATGCGAAAGCGATACGCAAAAAAGCTGCGAAAGCTGCGTTTGGTTCACGCATTCATCTCGGTAACTTTGCCGCTTGGTGTATTATTGTTTTATAGAGCAAGAGCTTAGCGGTTCCGTACGCTATTTCCTTGATCTGCCTCATGCTTGGGCAGGACTCACAACCAATTCCCTGTAAGGAAGTTACTATGTACAGTCTTCACCCGCAACTGGTCAATGATGGCATTTGGGTAGGCGACTTTGAATTAAGCACTCTTCTGCTTATAAATGATATGCAGTATCCCTGGTTTGTTCTTGTGCCACGGCGTGAGGACGTAACGGAGGTATTTCAGCTGGAACAGGCCGACCGACAGCAGTTGCTG
Above is a genomic segment from Halopseudomonas litoralis containing:
- a CDS encoding OprD family porin produces the protein MKNTVKWSSVALAVAMGNGLIATQAVAQGEGFVEGATATLESRTLYFNRDYRDPGQTNQNGSMSRAEEAATGFRLNFQSGYTQGPVGLGADVLALAGIKLDSSGGHNGRLNMLPTDSNGDTVAEYAEIRGAVKANIAGDTTLRYGVHLTENPVINYEDARLLPNHYFGYSIANTSIDGLFVEAGRMTDRGEMGMSSQREGAFVADEDQKVDYLGGTYEFADTLSASLYTSKAEDLWKRHFAGIAHTAELANDMSLTTDLSYYKTSDDSSAATDFDNDAASLAFTLGAGFHDLTVAYQRMSGDAGFEYFDAGIYLANSIQVLDFNAKDERSWQARYDYDFEGVGIPGLTFMTRYITGDNIDSSASARDSRWERDTDIRYTVQRGFLQGVNLVWRNATVRQHADLGGDIDENRLIASYTWNLL